The genomic interval AAACGCCGGTCTCCGTCGACACCTCCAAGGCGCTCGTCGCCCGCGAAGCCCTGGCCGCCGGCGCCGAAATCATTAACGATGTCACCGCCCTGGCGGGCGACCCAGAGATGGTCCCGCTCGCCGTCCATTCGCGCGCGGGCGTCTGCGCCATGCACATGCAAGGCACGCCGCAAACCATGCAAGACGCCCCACACTACGACGACGTAGTGGCCGAAGTTCTTGCCTGGCTGCAAATTCGCCAGCGCGAGTTGATTGCCGCCGGCATCGAGCGCGATCAATTGGCCCTCGATCCCGGCATCGGCTTCGGCAAAACCCATCAACACAATCTCAACCTCTTGGCGGGCTGCCAGCAGTTTCACCAGCTTGGATCGCCGCTGGTCCTCGGGCATTCGCGTAAAGGCTTCATTGGCAAGGTGATTGGCGATCGAGAGGCCGATCGAACTTTTGGCGCCATCGGCGTCTCATTGGCCTTGGCCTGTCATGGCGTGCAGGTGCTCAGGGTGCATGACGTGCGGTCGACCCGCGAAGCTCTAGCGCTGTTCGCTGCCGCCGGTGGCCTGGACGGCCAGCCGCTGCAGCTCTCGTAGCCAACGCGGTTTTGGCCGACATTGACCCAAATCGGCCATTGTTCGATACTCGTATGGTGCCCAAAATTCCGGCGCACCGCGGCAAATTCTGTTCTTGAGACTGGTTCAAAATGGCCGTCGCCGACTCCACCGACCTGTCCGCCTACTGTCTCGACGTCGCCCGTCGCGCACAGGCGGCGTCACAGCAATTGGCAAGCTGCGACAGCACGGCGAAGGAGCGTTGGCTCCAGTTGGCCGCCAACGCGCTCCGCGAGCGATCTGCCGAGATCATCGCCGCTAACCGGATCGATCTC from Pirellulales bacterium carries:
- the folP gene encoding dihydropteroate synthase, with translation TPVSVDTSKALVAREALAAGAEIINDVTALAGDPEMVPLAVHSRAGVCAMHMQGTPQTMQDAPHYDDVVAEVLAWLQIRQRELIAAGIERDQLALDPGIGFGKTHQHNLNLLAGCQQFHQLGSPLVLGHSRKGFIGKVIGDREADRTFGAIGVSLALACHGVQVLRVHDVRSTREALALFAAAGGLDGQPLQLS